Proteins from a genomic interval of Vreelandella profundi:
- a CDS encoding TonB-dependent siderophore receptor produces the protein MPAVPFIRRPLARSIAAALIPITATLLCSTASAQDGTVNNGTMVVVGTALKVDAPLVETPRPVSSVDREELDTRNVQQLDETFRYRAGVLAGHYGSDNNTDWLKVRGFDQSTYQDGLRIYREGFYQWLPEPFGLERVDVFKGPSSILYGEAPPGGLINAVSKRPTQTPQGQVNFQLGNRNHRQIGIDTSGPLGESDDVRYRMVGLYKERDGDLNATDNERYYFAPSLAVDFSEDTTVTFLASVQKDDGVPVNGFKLPYGTVQNTPFGRVDPQTNLSEPGYDQDKRTQWGLGYELRHSLNDTWDFEQDLRYSELDLDLRSTYVLSMVDDRRASRGHVYRDGNIDSWTVDNRVVGTWYTDRTENTLLLGVDYQNLALKGQEADDYAFGEPIDIFNPTYGNFTPIGQDDLLTREIDKEQTGFYAQNQLRLDDQWVLLGGVRYDQAETENRNVTADTTQRSDDDQVSWSGGAMYLGENGINPYVSYTESFDPVGRVDSSGDLYEPREGRQWEVGVKIAPFSWDGYITAAVFDLQETNTLVNSPAGFQVQEGERTSQGFELEGVGYVTDDLKVTAAYTYNDSRLEDDRRASLIPRHQASTWLDYAVTGGALDGLTLGGGVRYVGSSVDADNSSSDVSSYTLVDAMVGYEFADGWQAQINVNNLTDKEYVASCEFWCYYGESRSVIGSVSYRW, from the coding sequence ATGCCTGCTGTGCCGTTTATACGCCGCCCTTTGGCGCGCTCGATTGCTGCTGCGTTGATTCCAATTACCGCGACTTTATTATGCTCTACCGCTAGCGCCCAGGATGGCACGGTTAACAATGGCACGATGGTTGTAGTGGGCACGGCGCTGAAAGTAGATGCGCCGCTGGTGGAAACGCCCCGCCCTGTTTCAAGTGTTGACCGCGAAGAGCTAGACACGCGTAACGTGCAGCAGCTAGACGAAACCTTTCGTTACCGCGCAGGTGTGTTAGCAGGCCACTACGGCAGTGATAACAACACTGACTGGTTGAAAGTGCGCGGCTTTGATCAATCGACGTATCAAGATGGCTTGCGCATCTATCGCGAAGGCTTTTATCAGTGGCTGCCTGAGCCGTTTGGCCTGGAAAGGGTGGATGTCTTTAAAGGGCCTTCGTCAATTCTTTACGGCGAAGCGCCTCCCGGCGGGCTGATTAATGCGGTGAGTAAGCGTCCAACGCAAACGCCGCAGGGGCAGGTGAATTTTCAGCTGGGTAATCGTAACCATCGTCAAATTGGTATTGATACCAGCGGGCCGCTGGGTGAGTCTGACGACGTACGCTACCGCATGGTGGGCCTGTATAAAGAGCGCGATGGCGATTTAAATGCGACGGATAACGAGCGCTACTATTTTGCGCCGAGCCTAGCGGTGGACTTTAGCGAAGACACGACCGTGACGTTTTTGGCCAGCGTGCAAAAAGACGACGGTGTCCCCGTTAACGGCTTTAAACTGCCTTACGGCACCGTGCAAAACACGCCTTTTGGCCGCGTTGATCCACAAACTAATTTAAGCGAGCCGGGCTACGATCAGGATAAACGCACCCAGTGGGGGCTAGGCTATGAATTGAGACATAGCCTGAATGATACCTGGGATTTTGAGCAAGATTTGCGCTACAGCGAGCTCGATCTAGATCTACGCAGCACCTATGTGCTCTCGATGGTCGATGACCGGCGTGCTTCTCGCGGGCATGTTTATCGTGATGGCAACATCGACAGCTGGACGGTCGACAACCGCGTTGTAGGCACCTGGTATACGGATCGCACCGAGAACACCTTGCTGCTAGGCGTTGATTATCAAAACCTTGCCTTAAAGGGTCAGGAAGCAGATGACTACGCCTTCGGTGAGCCGATCGACATTTTCAACCCGACGTACGGCAACTTCACGCCCATTGGTCAGGATGATCTGCTCACCCGTGAGATCGACAAAGAGCAAACCGGTTTTTATGCACAAAACCAGCTGCGCTTAGACGACCAATGGGTGCTGCTAGGCGGCGTTCGCTATGATCAAGCGGAAACGGAAAATCGCAATGTAACTGCCGATACCACACAGCGCTCAGATGATGATCAGGTATCTTGGTCGGGTGGTGCGATGTATCTGGGTGAAAATGGCATTAACCCTTACGTCAGCTATACCGAGTCGTTTGACCCGGTAGGCCGCGTCGATAGTAGCGGCGATCTCTATGAGCCGCGTGAAGGCCGGCAGTGGGAAGTCGGTGTGAAAATCGCACCGTTTAGCTGGGACGGCTATATCACCGCGGCGGTTTTTGATCTCCAAGAAACCAACACGTTAGTCAACTCGCCGGCAGGCTTTCAAGTGCAGGAGGGCGAACGTACGTCCCAAGGTTTTGAGTTGGAAGGAGTGGGCTACGTAACGGATGACCTTAAGGTCACCGCTGCGTACACGTATAACGATTCACGCTTGGAAGATGATCGTCGTGCCAGCTTAATTCCACGCCATCAAGCATCCACCTGGTTGGACTATGCGGTGACGGGGGGCGCGCTCGATGGCTTAACGCTGGGCGGCGGCGTGCGCTACGTAGGCAGTAGCGTCGATGCGGATAATAGCAGTAGTGATGTGAGCAGCTACACGCTAGTGGATGCCATGGTGGGCTACGAGTTTGCCGATGGCTGGCAGGCCCAGATCAACGTCAATAACCTGACCGATAAAGAGTACGTCGCGAGCTGCGAGTTCTGGTGCTACTACGGTGAATCACGCAGCGTCATCGGCAGCGTTAGCTATCGTTGGTAA
- a CDS encoding bile acid:sodium symporter family protein, with product MSIAGWLTGRLFFGSGPLAAGQTLLGTLPTDVSSPLLVLMAKGNVALAAVFNAVNTALCPFIVPFLFLWLTGLQLDVPLGSIILELTLIVLLPTVIGVSLRTRFSAFFARHDSAYAGIGSILYLLILLAVVGPNATTIIGYGWYAFVIAGAALCLNLIGYLVGMSSRLLTSDRKEVITYLFTVSKKEFSIAAAFVAASGLPSEIAIPAAFFAVIQMITSPIAAKILARH from the coding sequence ATGTCGATTGCCGGGTGGCTAACGGGCCGTCTATTTTTTGGAAGCGGCCCGCTGGCTGCTGGCCAAACCTTGCTCGGCACGCTGCCGACAGATGTGTCTTCTCCTCTTTTGGTACTGATGGCGAAAGGCAATGTGGCGCTTGCCGCTGTTTTCAACGCAGTCAACACCGCGTTATGTCCGTTTATTGTTCCCTTCCTGTTTTTATGGCTCACCGGCCTTCAGTTAGACGTGCCGCTTGGATCAATTATTCTTGAATTAACACTAATCGTGCTTCTTCCTACCGTGATTGGGGTCAGCTTGCGTACAAGGTTCTCGGCTTTCTTTGCACGGCATGATTCAGCGTATGCAGGGATAGGGTCGATTCTGTATCTGCTGATCCTACTCGCCGTGGTCGGGCCGAATGCCACCACGATCATTGGCTATGGCTGGTATGCGTTTGTGATTGCGGGCGCGGCCCTGTGCCTCAATTTGATTGGGTACCTGGTAGGTATGTCCTCACGGTTACTCACCTCTGATCGCAAAGAGGTGATTACCTATCTTTTCACGGTCAGTAAAAAGGAATTCAGCATCGCTGCAGCGTTTGTCGCTGCTTCTGGCTTGCCATCAGAGATCGCAATTCCAGCCGCTTTTTTTGCCGTGATTCAAATGATCACTTCGCCCATCGCAGCGAAGATCCTCGCCCGCCACTGA
- a CDS encoding cation diffusion facilitator family transporter: MGHHHDHPHIDPASGDRRVSISIWANGLLTIAQIVGGIMAGSLSLIADALHNFSDMAALVIAFAARKIARRPADAHMTFGYGRIEIVAALINYTTLIIVGVYLIYEGAMRMVDPPEIEGWTIVIIGGVALVVDALTAMLTWSMQKESVNIRALFLHNLSDAFASIAVIIGGSLILLYDMRWVDPAITIGIALYILYLAFSEIGGPIRTLMLGSPPDIDGQAVVETVRDIEGVQDIHHVHLWQMQENMAALDCHVVLTETGWQQLESVKAEIKEQLKMRFSIAHSSLEFEHSDHAHQNANLYGHE, from the coding sequence ATGGGACATCATCATGATCATCCCCACATTGATCCTGCCTCTGGCGACCGGCGCGTCAGCATCTCCATTTGGGCCAATGGGCTCTTAACCATCGCTCAAATCGTCGGTGGCATTATGGCGGGGAGCCTATCGCTGATCGCTGATGCGTTACATAACTTTTCTGACATGGCAGCATTAGTCATTGCCTTTGCTGCTCGTAAAATCGCCAGACGGCCTGCCGATGCGCATATGACCTTTGGCTATGGCCGCATCGAGATAGTGGCAGCACTCATCAATTACACCACCCTCATTATTGTCGGTGTCTACCTGATTTACGAAGGCGCTATGCGGATGGTCGATCCCCCTGAGATAGAGGGATGGACGATCGTGATTATTGGTGGCGTCGCGCTCGTCGTCGATGCCCTTACCGCCATGCTCACGTGGTCAATGCAAAAAGAGAGTGTCAATATCCGCGCCCTTTTTCTGCATAACTTATCGGATGCGTTTGCCTCCATCGCCGTGATTATCGGTGGTTCGCTTATTTTACTGTACGACATGCGCTGGGTGGACCCCGCGATCACGATAGGGATTGCGCTATATATTCTTTACCTAGCCTTCTCTGAAATTGGCGGCCCTATCCGTACGCTAATGCTGGGATCTCCCCCGGACATTGACGGGCAGGCAGTCGTTGAGACCGTACGAGATATCGAGGGAGTCCAGGATATTCACCATGTGCATCTATGGCAGATGCAGGAAAACATGGCAGCCCTTGACTGCCACGTGGTTCTGACAGAAACCGGCTGGCAGCAGCTTGAATCCGTCAAAGCAGAGATCAAGGAGCAGCTTAAAATGCGCTTCAGTATTGCTCATTCCAGCCTAGAGTTTGAGCATAGTGACCACGCGCATCAAAATGCCAATCTATATGGGCACGAGTGA
- a CDS encoding thioredoxin domain-containing protein produces MFKKASFILAGTLMLTAAIVAVSKPALLDMQAQAAKESSVQAEDSLVRSHSPILGREDAPVTIVEFFDPACEACRAFYPLTKSILETYPEKVRLIVRYTPFHGDVSDKAIRVLEVARRQGVFEPVLERLLARQDQWASHGSFDESAILDIASQGGLDLAAAEEQLTSAEVQAVIDQDMADVRANQIRQTPTFFVNGEPLDPFGMQELIDAVESEVAEISGEEDGQ; encoded by the coding sequence ATGTTCAAAAAAGCGTCTTTTATATTGGCCGGTACGTTAATGCTGACCGCTGCGATCGTCGCCGTATCGAAACCTGCCCTCTTAGATATGCAAGCTCAGGCAGCAAAGGAGAGCAGTGTCCAGGCAGAGGACTCCTTGGTGCGCTCACACTCCCCCATCTTGGGACGAGAAGACGCGCCGGTGACGATTGTGGAATTCTTCGATCCGGCTTGCGAAGCCTGCCGTGCTTTCTATCCCCTGACAAAAAGTATTCTGGAAACCTACCCAGAAAAAGTGCGGCTCATCGTGCGCTACACTCCTTTCCACGGCGACGTATCTGATAAGGCCATTCGGGTATTAGAAGTTGCTCGTCGTCAGGGCGTCTTTGAACCGGTACTGGAGAGGCTGCTGGCTCGCCAGGATCAATGGGCTTCACATGGCAGTTTTGATGAATCCGCTATCCTCGATATCGCGAGCCAAGGAGGCCTTGATTTAGCGGCTGCCGAAGAGCAACTGACTTCTGCTGAGGTGCAGGCGGTGATTGACCAAGACATGGCGGATGTCAGAGCCAATCAGATTCGCCAAACACCTACCTTTTTTGTCAATGGCGAGCCTTTAGACCCCTTTGGTATGCAAGAGCTGATTGATGCCGTTGAGAGTGAAGTAGCGGAGATCTCTGGGGAAGAGGATGGCCAGTGA
- a CDS encoding M23 family metallopeptidase — protein sequence MQRWWLLGFVGFYPLLAEANWQTHLSLPPSELSPVKLQAASEQEGTLPLDSVDTLTFGRDVVIDTTLYEALAAEGVPTRFATKLETLLSEFIAAPLEFSGSERIQLVWEEDRRQDGARVGPPRLSYAALPDQAEPLEVIWPVTQKGDVALFKSDTLLGTLRLPVLSARLTSRFGNRRHPVYGGMRPHNGIDLAAPTGTPVIATAPGRVFFMGRQGGYGQVIEVEHDTGAISRYTHLSRFSPQLVVGDLVNAGESLGEVGSSGVATGPNLHYEVRVNNQPVDPLGQGQRIMLGEQPTQGEYQASLYEARDRLEQAIGTASIYDLISFNEP from the coding sequence ATGCAGCGCTGGTGGTTACTAGGCTTTGTGGGCTTTTACCCCTTGCTAGCCGAAGCCAATTGGCAAACGCATCTGTCATTGCCTCCGTCTGAACTTAGCCCTGTCAAGTTACAGGCGGCTAGCGAGCAAGAAGGCACATTACCGCTCGATAGCGTTGATACCCTAACCTTTGGGCGTGATGTCGTCATTGATACCACCCTCTACGAGGCCTTGGCAGCAGAAGGTGTCCCAACGCGTTTCGCCACTAAACTGGAAACACTGCTCAGCGAGTTTATCGCAGCGCCGCTGGAGTTTTCTGGCAGTGAACGTATTCAATTAGTGTGGGAGGAAGATCGACGCCAGGACGGCGCCCGTGTTGGGCCACCACGCCTCAGTTATGCCGCTCTGCCTGATCAGGCAGAGCCCTTGGAGGTCATATGGCCGGTCACCCAAAAGGGGGACGTAGCTCTTTTCAAAAGCGACACCCTGCTAGGCACGTTGCGGTTGCCCGTGCTTAGTGCCCGCTTAACGTCTCGCTTTGGGAATCGGCGACATCCTGTGTATGGAGGGATGCGTCCTCATAATGGAATTGACTTGGCTGCGCCGACAGGAACGCCGGTCATTGCCACCGCACCTGGGCGCGTATTCTTTATGGGTCGCCAAGGGGGATATGGGCAGGTGATCGAGGTGGAGCACGACACAGGGGCCATTAGTCGCTACACACACCTTAGCCGATTCTCCCCACAGCTAGTGGTTGGGGATTTAGTCAATGCGGGAGAGTCGCTCGGAGAGGTAGGTTCCTCCGGGGTCGCCACGGGCCCCAACCTGCATTACGAAGTGAGAGTCAATAACCAGCCTGTTGATCCCCTTGGTCAAGGTCAACGCATCATGTTGGGTGAGCAGCCGACTCAAGGTGAATATCAAGCGTCACTTTACGAGGCAAGAGATCGCTTGGAACAAGCTATCGGCACGGCGTCCATTTATGACTTGATCTCGTTTAACGAGCCGTAA
- a CDS encoding ZIP family metal transporter: MEEVSLVTMGVLGSLAAGLMTAVGALPILFTKRPNRGVRDLALGFAAGVMLAASFFSLIIPSLEASELRYGGSVVPAAIACAAILLGIGMVALLNELLPHEHFEQGREGPEAASLRRIWLFIIAITIHNLPEGLAVGVAFGAGGSEGGIPLAIGIGLQNAPEGLAVAVSLLGVGYSRWRSWTIAALTGLVEPLGGLLGAGVISMSQALLPWGLAFAAGAMLYVISHEIIPETHRSGHQKKATLGLSIGLVLMLFLDVSLG, encoded by the coding sequence ATGGAAGAGGTTTCTCTCGTCACAATGGGGGTATTGGGAAGCCTTGCCGCGGGCTTGATGACGGCTGTCGGGGCGCTTCCTATCTTGTTTACCAAAAGACCGAATCGTGGTGTTCGCGATTTAGCGTTGGGGTTCGCCGCTGGCGTCATGCTAGCGGCCTCTTTCTTCTCACTGATCATACCCTCCTTAGAAGCCTCGGAGCTGCGTTACGGAGGTAGCGTGGTACCTGCTGCCATTGCCTGTGCGGCCATCTTGCTAGGGATTGGAATGGTCGCACTACTGAACGAACTCTTACCTCATGAGCACTTCGAACAGGGGCGAGAAGGGCCAGAGGCTGCCTCACTACGTCGTATCTGGTTGTTTATTATTGCCATTACGATACACAACCTGCCAGAAGGGCTAGCCGTTGGCGTGGCCTTCGGCGCAGGGGGAAGCGAAGGAGGCATTCCACTAGCGATTGGCATTGGACTTCAGAATGCCCCAGAAGGACTGGCCGTAGCAGTATCACTGCTAGGCGTGGGCTATTCACGTTGGCGGTCATGGACGATTGCCGCCCTTACGGGGCTTGTTGAGCCGTTGGGTGGCTTATTAGGCGCTGGAGTCATCAGCATGTCACAAGCGCTACTGCCCTGGGGGTTGGCCTTTGCAGCGGGGGCGATGTTGTATGTGATCAGTCATGAGATTATTCCCGAAACTCATCGAAGCGGGCACCAAAAAAAGGCCACGCTGGGCCTCTCCATCGGATTGGTACTCATGCTGTTTTTGGATGTTTCGCTGGGCTGA
- a CDS encoding MerR family transcriptional regulator, with protein MSMIGQSISIGELARRADCKPETVRYYERIGLLRDATRTGGGQRRYGDDAVRRLTFIRHARDFGFSVESVRELLAMSDQPDMPCQEVDAIATHHLKKVESRLQRLSILREELQRMVTQCAGGKVESCRIIEVISDHQLCITEKSHGGALDLG; from the coding sequence ATGTCGATGATCGGCCAAAGTATCAGCATTGGTGAGTTAGCACGACGAGCCGATTGCAAACCTGAAACGGTTCGCTATTACGAGCGTATTGGGCTGTTGCGCGATGCGACACGAACCGGTGGGGGGCAGCGCCGCTATGGAGACGACGCTGTGCGGCGCTTGACCTTTATTCGTCATGCCCGTGACTTTGGCTTTTCGGTGGAGTCAGTGCGAGAGCTTTTGGCCATGTCAGATCAACCTGATATGCCTTGCCAAGAAGTCGATGCCATCGCCACGCATCACCTAAAGAAAGTGGAGTCCCGCCTTCAACGACTGTCCATACTGCGTGAGGAGCTTCAACGGATGGTCACGCAGTGTGCCGGTGGTAAAGTGGAAAGCTGCCGAATCATTGAGGTCATCAGTGATCATCAACTCTGTATCACTGAAAAATCGCACGGAGGGGCTCTCGACTTGGGTTAG
- a CDS encoding heavy metal translocating P-type ATPase: protein MKTSTPTTAPTTLTLRVEGMDCGGCERKVVSALERLEGIEEVTASSVTGSVKIHHHDHGAPSRKTIEGILNELGYQVASHDGQTRAPGASSSWWQTAKGRLVIITGNLLIVAFALRLAWPALGNMPFILATLVGLIPIAQSAWGALKMRNPFTIEMLMCIAALGALAINAAAEAAMVVFLFAVGELLEGVAASRARRSISALANLTPSTARLMDNGHLRDVSAESLKPGQRVLVRPGDRVPCDGRILVGTSDIDESPVNGESIPRSRAPGDDIFAGTVNLDAALEVEVTRGADDNTIARVIRLVEEAQAAKAPIARFIDRFAYYYMPAVVLLALLMAIVPPLVSTMAWSESIYRALALLLIACPCALVISTPAAIAAGLSAGARRGLLIKGGAVLEQLGKLRLVALDKTGTLTAGTPRVTDVESWIAEEDDNSVLRLAAAIERDSSHPIATAIVEHARQSGINLPTVTGGRALAGRGVSGQVEGRELSLMTPRHLHEKVILEESLSARIVALEEAGKSLALLVEGERLLGLIAVRDEPREDAIEGLAALSRLGVQAVMLSGDNARTVAATGGRLGIEAYGELMPEDKAAYVRDWQAAGRGPIGKVGDGINDAPALAAADVGIAMGGGTDVALETADAALLKNRVTGIAELIDLSRATLRNVKTNVVLALGLKAIFLVTTALGITGMWIAVMADTGATVLVTLNAMRLLGYRFSPSTSMTGLSQGKTTS, encoded by the coding sequence ATGAAAACATCAACGCCGACAACAGCGCCTACCACCTTGACGCTGCGTGTTGAAGGCATGGACTGCGGCGGTTGTGAGCGCAAGGTTGTATCGGCGCTAGAGCGACTGGAAGGCATTGAGGAAGTCACGGCAAGCTCGGTCACGGGATCAGTGAAGATTCACCACCACGATCACGGGGCCCCCTCGCGAAAGACCATTGAGGGCATCCTGAACGAACTAGGCTATCAAGTGGCTTCCCATGATGGCCAAACACGCGCACCTGGTGCTTCATCCTCTTGGTGGCAAACCGCTAAAGGGCGCTTGGTCATTATCACAGGCAATTTGCTGATCGTAGCCTTCGCGCTTCGTTTAGCATGGCCTGCGCTGGGTAATATGCCTTTCATTTTGGCCACGCTAGTCGGCTTAATACCCATTGCGCAGAGTGCCTGGGGCGCCCTCAAAATGCGCAATCCCTTTACCATAGAGATGCTGATGTGCATCGCTGCGCTTGGCGCATTGGCCATCAATGCTGCCGCTGAAGCTGCGATGGTCGTGTTCTTGTTCGCCGTAGGTGAGCTACTCGAAGGGGTAGCTGCTTCACGAGCGCGCCGCAGTATCTCAGCCTTGGCAAATTTAACACCCTCAACGGCGAGGCTGATGGACAATGGCCATCTGCGTGACGTCTCGGCGGAGTCACTTAAACCCGGGCAGCGTGTGCTGGTGCGGCCCGGTGATCGCGTACCCTGCGATGGACGCATCCTGGTGGGCACCTCCGACATTGACGAGTCGCCGGTAAACGGCGAGTCCATACCCCGTTCGCGAGCGCCTGGTGATGACATTTTTGCTGGCACAGTGAATCTTGATGCCGCCCTGGAGGTGGAGGTAACACGAGGCGCTGATGACAATACGATCGCACGCGTTATTCGTCTGGTTGAAGAAGCACAGGCCGCCAAGGCACCGATAGCACGCTTTATTGATCGTTTTGCGTATTACTATATGCCCGCCGTCGTCTTACTCGCCCTACTGATGGCGATAGTGCCACCGCTGGTATCGACCATGGCATGGTCGGAGTCGATTTACCGTGCGTTAGCATTGCTGTTAATCGCATGCCCCTGCGCGTTAGTCATTTCCACCCCAGCCGCCATCGCCGCCGGTCTCTCGGCGGGAGCTCGGCGCGGACTACTGATCAAAGGGGGAGCCGTTCTTGAACAGTTAGGTAAGCTTCGCTTGGTGGCATTAGATAAAACGGGCACCCTCACTGCGGGTACCCCAAGAGTCACAGATGTGGAGTCTTGGATTGCTGAGGAAGACGATAACAGCGTATTGCGGCTCGCCGCCGCAATAGAGCGGGATTCCAGTCACCCTATCGCCACGGCTATCGTTGAGCATGCCCGACAGTCGGGCATCAACCTCCCCACCGTCACCGGCGGCCGCGCTCTGGCGGGGCGCGGTGTTTCCGGCCAGGTGGAGGGTCGCGAGCTGAGCTTAATGACGCCTCGTCACCTTCACGAGAAAGTCATCCTTGAGGAAAGTCTCAGTGCTCGGATTGTCGCGTTAGAAGAAGCCGGTAAGAGCCTCGCTCTCCTCGTCGAAGGCGAGCGTTTACTGGGCTTGATCGCGGTTCGCGATGAGCCACGCGAAGATGCCATTGAAGGCCTAGCGGCGCTATCCCGTTTGGGCGTACAGGCGGTCATGCTCAGCGGTGATAATGCCCGCACCGTCGCTGCCACGGGGGGTCGCTTAGGCATTGAAGCGTACGGCGAACTAATGCCTGAAGACAAGGCAGCGTATGTTCGAGACTGGCAAGCGGCTGGCCGTGGCCCCATCGGTAAAGTAGGCGATGGCATCAACGATGCACCGGCACTCGCGGCAGCCGATGTGGGTATCGCGATGGGGGGCGGCACGGATGTGGCGTTGGAAACCGCCGATGCAGCCTTGCTCAAGAACCGCGTTACCGGCATCGCTGAGCTGATAGACCTCTCTCGTGCCACACTGCGCAATGTGAAAACCAACGTTGTTCTCGCCCTTGGCTTAAAAGCCATTTTCCTAGTTACAACGGCGCTGGGTATTACCGGCATGTGGATTGCGGTGATGGCCGATACCGGTGCTACCGTCCTGGTGACGTTGAACGCCATGCGACTGCTGGGTTACCGCTTTTCGCCCAGTACCTCAATGACAGGCCTGTCACAAGGAAAAACAACGTCATGA
- the lspA gene encoding signal peptidase II, with product MRTAPNDSPSRRWPWFTFACVLALADQLVKEIVHAQMSFGQVIPLTPFFNWVYTGNTGAAFSFLAEAGGWQRYLFLGLALVVVVVLVVQLCKPLSRLEACAYSLILGGALGNTVDRLARGYVVDYLDIYWGEWHWPAFNMADIALFAGVLMFAVALWRESPAFKRSE from the coding sequence ATGAGAACAGCGCCAAACGATAGCCCTTCACGACGTTGGCCATGGTTCACATTTGCTTGCGTATTGGCTCTAGCCGATCAACTGGTCAAAGAAATCGTGCACGCCCAGATGTCGTTTGGCCAAGTCATTCCGCTAACGCCGTTTTTTAACTGGGTTTATACCGGGAACACAGGAGCCGCTTTCAGCTTTCTCGCAGAAGCAGGGGGTTGGCAGCGCTACCTCTTTCTTGGTTTAGCGTTGGTGGTGGTCGTCGTATTGGTTGTGCAGCTATGCAAACCCCTGTCGCGCTTGGAGGCCTGTGCGTACAGCCTGATTCTTGGCGGCGCGCTCGGTAATACTGTTGATCGCTTAGCGCGAGGGTACGTCGTCGACTATCTGGACATTTACTGGGGCGAATGGCATTGGCCCGCCTTTAACATGGCCGATATCGCTCTGTTTGCAGGTGTATTGATGTTCGCAGTGGCGTTATGGCGTGAAAGTCCTGCTTTTAAGCGCTCTGAGTAA